A genomic region of Zalophus californianus isolate mZalCal1 chromosome 1, mZalCal1.pri.v2, whole genome shotgun sequence contains the following coding sequences:
- the PGLYRP2 gene encoding N-acetylmuramoyl-L-alanine amidase isoform X2: MSLRSRNPTVVAQAVLWILLRLVLRLEPGTATLPLLMDSVIQALEELEQKVPATKASHTASVWLLFAQDSGRHDLLRHVLLEGQNLKATKLDPQQLSPELQGLTLDVAQHGIRGRQEYGVVLAPDGSTVAVEPLLAGLEAGLQGNRVVNLPLDSTATPLDAGATFPDTGAVVPDVRATSPRVRDVPPDGTSADVGAMPPNIRATNLDVKPTSPGVRPVSPDVPVPSPDVQASSPGAKARSPTTVDSLLVVTLARDLGLAFLQSPQTWSHSGLGTEGCWDQLSAPRTFTLLDSTASPVTMAFLNGALDGALLGDYLNRTPEPRPPLSRLLSQYYGAGVAGDSGLRSNFRRQNTAALTSAPTLTQQVWGALILLQRLEPTHPQLRGMSQEQLFEVATNAAKEFTEAFLGCPAIHPRCRWGAAPYRGSPSPLQLPLGFLYVHHTYVPAPPCTDFASCAADMRSMQRFHQDTRGWDDIGYSFVIGSDGYVYEGRGWHWVGAHTLGHNSRGFGVAFVGNYTAELPAKAALQTMQDVLPGCAVRAGLLRPDYALLGHRQLVRTDCPGDALFNLLSTWPRFAANVKPRTARRASRRSKREPPPIIVPATGLQ, from the exons ATGTCCCTCAGAAGCCGGAACCCCACAGTGGTGGCCCAGGCTGTCCTCTGGATCCTGCTCAGATTGGTGCTGCGGCTGGAGCCAGGGACAG ccaccctgcccctgctcatggaCTCTGTCATCCAGGCCCTGGAGGAGCTCGAGCAGAAGGTACCAGCCACCAAGGCCAGCCACACTGCTTCTGTGTGGCTGCTGTTCGCCCAGGACTCTGGCCGCCATGATCTCCTCCGTCACGTCCTGCTGGAGGGGCAGAATCTCAAGGCCACCAAGCTGGATCCCCAGCAACTGAGCCCAGAGCTTCAAGGCCTGACCTTGGACGTGGCCCAACATGGTATCCGGGGCAGGCAGGAATACGGAGTGGTGCTGGCACCCGATGGCTCCACGGTGGCTGTGGAGCCTCTTCTGGcggggctggaggcagggctaCAAGGGAACAGGGTTGTCAACCTGCCCTTGGACAGCACGGCCACCCCTCTGGATGCTGGAGCCACCTTTCCAGACACTGGAGCCGTGGTTCCAGATGTAAGAGCCACATCCCCAAGAGTCAGGGATGTCCCCCCAGATGGCACCTCTGCAGATGTTGGAGCCATGCCTCCAAATATTAGGGCCACAAATCTGGATGTCAAACCCACCTCTCCAGGTGTTAGACCTGTCTCTCCAGATGTCCCAGTCCCTTCTCCAGATGTCCAAGCCTCCTCGCCAGGTGCCAAAGCCAGGTCCCCGACCACTGTGGACAGCCTCCTGGTGGTCACCCTGGCCAGAGACCTGGGTCTGGCCTTCCTCCAGAGCCCTCAGACCTGGAGCCATTCAGGCCTGGGGACGGAGGGCTGCTGGGACCAGCTCTCTGCTCCCCGGACCTTCACACTCTTAGATTCCACAGCATCGCCAGTCACCATGGCCTTCCTCAATGGGGCCCTGGATGGGGCCCTCCTTGGAGATTATCTAAACCGAACCCCTGAGCCTCGGCCACCTCTCAGCCGCCTCCTGAGCCAATACTATGGAGCCGGGGTGGCTGGAGATTCAGGACTTCGCAGCAACTTCCGACGGCAGAACACAGCAGCTCTGACTTCAGCCCCCACCTTGACGCAGCAGGTATGGGGGGCCCTCATCCTGCTACAGAGGCTGGAGCCAACACACCCTCAGCTGCGGGGCATGAGCCAAGAACAGCTGTTCGAGGTAGCCACCAATGCTGCCAAGGAATTCACTGAGGCCTTCCTGG GGTGCCCGGCCATCCACCCACGTTGCCGCTGGGGCGCCGCGCCCTATCGGGGTAGCCCCAGCCCGCTACAGCTGCCACTCGGGTTCTTGTATGTGCATCACACCTACGTGCCCGCGCCACCCTGCACGGATTTCGCAAGCTGCGCCGCCGACATGCGCTCTATGCAGCGCTTCCACCAAGATACTCGGGGTTGGGACGACATTGGCTACAG TTTCGTGATCGGCTCAGACGGCTATGTGTACGAGGGCCGCGGCTGGCACTGGGTGGGCGCGCACACGCTCGGCCACAACTCTCGCGGCTTCGGCGTGGCCTTCGTGGGCAACTACACTGCGGAGCTGCCTGCGAAGGCTGCGCTTCAGACCATGCAGGACGTGCTCCCTGGCTGCGCAGTGCGCGCTGGCCTCCTGCGGCCCGACTATGCGCTGCTGGGCCACCGCCAGCTGGTGCGCACTGACTGCCCTGGGGACGCGCTCTTCAACCTGCTGAGCACCTGGCCGCGCTTCGCCGCG AACGTGAAACCAAGAACAGCCAGGAGGGCCTCCAGGAGATCCAAAAGGGAGCCACCTCCAATAATTGTGCCAGCCACAGGCCTCCAATAA
- the PGLYRP2 gene encoding N-acetylmuramoyl-L-alanine amidase isoform X1, whose product MPIPFQFCQSLRRGQLDMSLRSRNPTVVAQAVLWILLRLVLRLEPGTATLPLLMDSVIQALEELEQKVPATKASHTASVWLLFAQDSGRHDLLRHVLLEGQNLKATKLDPQQLSPELQGLTLDVAQHGIRGRQEYGVVLAPDGSTVAVEPLLAGLEAGLQGNRVVNLPLDSTATPLDAGATFPDTGAVVPDVRATSPRVRDVPPDGTSADVGAMPPNIRATNLDVKPTSPGVRPVSPDVPVPSPDVQASSPGAKARSPTTVDSLLVVTLARDLGLAFLQSPQTWSHSGLGTEGCWDQLSAPRTFTLLDSTASPVTMAFLNGALDGALLGDYLNRTPEPRPPLSRLLSQYYGAGVAGDSGLRSNFRRQNTAALTSAPTLTQQVWGALILLQRLEPTHPQLRGMSQEQLFEVATNAAKEFTEAFLGCPAIHPRCRWGAAPYRGSPSPLQLPLGFLYVHHTYVPAPPCTDFASCAADMRSMQRFHQDTRGWDDIGYSFVIGSDGYVYEGRGWHWVGAHTLGHNSRGFGVAFVGNYTAELPAKAALQTMQDVLPGCAVRAGLLRPDYALLGHRQLVRTDCPGDALFNLLSTWPRFAANVKPRTARRASRRSKREPPPIIVPATGLQ is encoded by the exons ATGCCTATCCCCTTCCAGTTCTGCCAAAGTCTGCGCCGAGGTCAACTGGATATGTCCCTCAGAAGCCGGAACCCCACAGTGGTGGCCCAGGCTGTCCTCTGGATCCTGCTCAGATTGGTGCTGCGGCTGGAGCCAGGGACAG ccaccctgcccctgctcatggaCTCTGTCATCCAGGCCCTGGAGGAGCTCGAGCAGAAGGTACCAGCCACCAAGGCCAGCCACACTGCTTCTGTGTGGCTGCTGTTCGCCCAGGACTCTGGCCGCCATGATCTCCTCCGTCACGTCCTGCTGGAGGGGCAGAATCTCAAGGCCACCAAGCTGGATCCCCAGCAACTGAGCCCAGAGCTTCAAGGCCTGACCTTGGACGTGGCCCAACATGGTATCCGGGGCAGGCAGGAATACGGAGTGGTGCTGGCACCCGATGGCTCCACGGTGGCTGTGGAGCCTCTTCTGGcggggctggaggcagggctaCAAGGGAACAGGGTTGTCAACCTGCCCTTGGACAGCACGGCCACCCCTCTGGATGCTGGAGCCACCTTTCCAGACACTGGAGCCGTGGTTCCAGATGTAAGAGCCACATCCCCAAGAGTCAGGGATGTCCCCCCAGATGGCACCTCTGCAGATGTTGGAGCCATGCCTCCAAATATTAGGGCCACAAATCTGGATGTCAAACCCACCTCTCCAGGTGTTAGACCTGTCTCTCCAGATGTCCCAGTCCCTTCTCCAGATGTCCAAGCCTCCTCGCCAGGTGCCAAAGCCAGGTCCCCGACCACTGTGGACAGCCTCCTGGTGGTCACCCTGGCCAGAGACCTGGGTCTGGCCTTCCTCCAGAGCCCTCAGACCTGGAGCCATTCAGGCCTGGGGACGGAGGGCTGCTGGGACCAGCTCTCTGCTCCCCGGACCTTCACACTCTTAGATTCCACAGCATCGCCAGTCACCATGGCCTTCCTCAATGGGGCCCTGGATGGGGCCCTCCTTGGAGATTATCTAAACCGAACCCCTGAGCCTCGGCCACCTCTCAGCCGCCTCCTGAGCCAATACTATGGAGCCGGGGTGGCTGGAGATTCAGGACTTCGCAGCAACTTCCGACGGCAGAACACAGCAGCTCTGACTTCAGCCCCCACCTTGACGCAGCAGGTATGGGGGGCCCTCATCCTGCTACAGAGGCTGGAGCCAACACACCCTCAGCTGCGGGGCATGAGCCAAGAACAGCTGTTCGAGGTAGCCACCAATGCTGCCAAGGAATTCACTGAGGCCTTCCTGG GGTGCCCGGCCATCCACCCACGTTGCCGCTGGGGCGCCGCGCCCTATCGGGGTAGCCCCAGCCCGCTACAGCTGCCACTCGGGTTCTTGTATGTGCATCACACCTACGTGCCCGCGCCACCCTGCACGGATTTCGCAAGCTGCGCCGCCGACATGCGCTCTATGCAGCGCTTCCACCAAGATACTCGGGGTTGGGACGACATTGGCTACAG TTTCGTGATCGGCTCAGACGGCTATGTGTACGAGGGCCGCGGCTGGCACTGGGTGGGCGCGCACACGCTCGGCCACAACTCTCGCGGCTTCGGCGTGGCCTTCGTGGGCAACTACACTGCGGAGCTGCCTGCGAAGGCTGCGCTTCAGACCATGCAGGACGTGCTCCCTGGCTGCGCAGTGCGCGCTGGCCTCCTGCGGCCCGACTATGCGCTGCTGGGCCACCGCCAGCTGGTGCGCACTGACTGCCCTGGGGACGCGCTCTTCAACCTGCTGAGCACCTGGCCGCGCTTCGCCGCG AACGTGAAACCAAGAACAGCCAGGAGGGCCTCCAGGAGATCCAAAAGGGAGCCACCTCCAATAATTGTGCCAGCCACAGGCCTCCAATAA